One part of the Halobacteriovorax vibrionivorans genome encodes these proteins:
- the bfr gene encoding bacterioferritin has product MKGNQEVIDIFNELLTQELSAIDLYFLHSRLFQDMGLTKLYERIDHEKDDETIHATKLIERIIFLEGMPELGTRLPYRPSRDVKKLISDELEYELANSKKLKEAIALCEKYSDFVSRDILLELLSDTENDHIDWLETQLSLIEKVGIENYLQTASESV; this is encoded by the coding sequence ATGAAAGGAAATCAAGAAGTTATCGATATTTTTAATGAGTTACTAACGCAAGAGCTATCGGCAATTGATCTGTACTTTCTCCATTCTCGTCTTTTCCAAGATATGGGACTTACAAAGCTCTATGAAAGAATTGATCATGAAAAAGATGATGAAACTATTCATGCAACAAAGCTAATCGAGAGAATTATCTTTTTAGAAGGGATGCCAGAGCTAGGAACAAGACTTCCGTATAGGCCATCTCGTGACGTTAAAAAGCTTATTAGTGATGAACTTGAGTATGAGCTTGCTAATAGCAAAAAGCTAAAAGAGGCCATCGCACTTTGTGAGAAATATAGTGACTTCGTATCTCGCGATATCCTTTTAGAGCTATTATCAGATACTGAAAACGATCATATTGATTGGCTTGAAACTCAACTTTCTCTGATTGAAAAAGTCGGAATTGAGAATTATCTACAAACAGCTAGTGAATCCGTTTAA
- the phnE gene encoding phosphonate ABC transporter, permease protein PhnE → MTTTTQTADNQVNNLPKRKEDKTTWKMKMNFYSFVIDFLVWSYLALVSWKIVWEKLILGLRYPDFTWNQPLIALAIGFAISAILYKTKMSLGRGITGIMKRDENTPFMKEPFSFVLIATVVLTFIASIYISQISIYEFLSESGMTGAKRIFTALLTPNFAIFEEALFAAIETIYMAFIATAVALPIAFLLAFFAARNLMNGSRFTMTIYTIVRFFLNVSRSIEPLVWAIIFSVWVGIGPFAGMMALCLHSVSSLSKLYSEQIENVSNGPIEAMMATGAHPIQVIWFGVVPQIVLPYLSFTIYRWDINVRMATVIGLVGGGGIGTMLMQYQGLAKWNEVGLLVIVIATIVWVMDWLSSNIREAIK, encoded by the coding sequence ATGACAACGACAACTCAAACTGCAGACAATCAAGTTAATAACTTACCAAAGCGTAAGGAAGATAAAACTACTTGGAAGATGAAAATGAATTTTTACTCATTTGTAATCGACTTCCTAGTATGGTCATACCTTGCACTAGTTTCATGGAAAATCGTATGGGAGAAGCTAATCCTAGGTCTTCGCTACCCAGATTTTACTTGGAATCAACCACTAATAGCACTTGCTATTGGTTTTGCTATTTCAGCAATCCTTTATAAAACTAAAATGTCACTAGGACGTGGAATTACAGGAATCATGAAAAGAGATGAGAATACTCCTTTCATGAAAGAGCCATTTTCTTTCGTTCTTATTGCGACAGTAGTTTTAACATTCATTGCTAGTATTTATATTTCTCAAATTTCAATTTACGAATTCTTATCTGAATCGGGAATGACAGGAGCAAAGAGAATCTTTACAGCTCTTTTAACTCCAAACTTTGCAATTTTTGAAGAAGCACTATTTGCAGCAATTGAAACAATCTATATGGCCTTCATTGCAACAGCGGTAGCGCTACCAATTGCATTCTTACTAGCATTCTTTGCAGCAAGAAACCTAATGAATGGTTCACGTTTCACAATGACTATTTATACTATTGTACGTTTCTTCTTAAACGTATCACGTTCAATTGAGCCTCTAGTATGGGCGATTATCTTCTCTGTATGGGTTGGTATCGGGCCATTTGCTGGTATGATGGCACTTTGTCTTCACTCTGTATCATCTCTATCAAAGCTTTACTCAGAGCAAATTGAAAACGTATCTAATGGGCCAATTGAAGCAATGATGGCAACAGGTGCTCACCCTATCCAAGTTATTTGGTTTGGTGTTGTTCCACAAATCGTTCTTCCATACCTATCATTCACTATCTACCGTTGGGACATCAACGTTCGTATGGCCACAGTAATTGGTCTAGTTGGTGGTGGTGGTATTGGTACTATGCTAATGCAATACCAAGGTCTGGCAAAGTGGAATGAAGTTGGTCTTCTTGTAATCGTAATTGCAACGATTGTATGGGTAATGGACTGGCTATCTTCTAATATCCGTGAGGCTATTAAATAG
- the phnC gene encoding phosphonate ABC transporter ATP-binding protein has protein sequence MILEVKNVNKVYPNGCHALNNVSFNVDKGEFLVIIGLSGSGKSTMLRCMNRLHDVTSGEINFEGKDITKLKGASMREARSNIGMIFQHFNLIPRRTVMTNVLSGTLSKTGVIKSIFGIYSEEDKKKAQDYIKIVGLEGKENVRADNLSGGQQQRVAIARALMQNPKVLLADEPVASLDPATSHSVMQYLKKVNEELGVTVICNLHFLSLVREYASRVVALKGGKLIYEGQPLDINEEWFQTIYGEDAVEVTIN, from the coding sequence ATGATTTTAGAAGTCAAAAATGTTAATAAAGTCTATCCAAATGGATGCCACGCCCTAAACAACGTAAGTTTCAACGTTGATAAAGGTGAATTCCTAGTAATTATTGGTCTATCAGGTTCTGGTAAATCGACAATGCTAAGATGTATGAACCGTCTTCACGATGTAACAAGTGGAGAAATCAACTTCGAAGGTAAAGACATTACAAAGTTAAAGGGTGCCTCAATGAGAGAAGCGCGTTCAAACATTGGAATGATCTTTCAACATTTTAACTTAATCCCAAGAAGAACTGTTATGACAAACGTTCTTTCAGGAACTCTATCTAAAACAGGTGTTATCAAGTCAATTTTTGGTATCTACTCAGAAGAAGATAAGAAAAAAGCACAAGATTACATCAAGATCGTAGGCCTTGAAGGTAAAGAAAACGTAAGAGCAGACAACCTTTCAGGTGGTCAACAGCAACGTGTTGCGATTGCACGTGCACTTATGCAAAACCCAAAGGTACTTCTTGCTGATGAGCCTGTTGCGTCTCTTGACCCTGCAACTTCACACTCGGTTATGCAATACCTGAAAAAGGTAAATGAAGAACTTGGAGTAACTGTAATTTGTAACCTACACTTCCTTTCACTTGTAAGAGAGTACGCTTCACGTGTTGTAGCTCTTAAAGGTGGAAAGCTTATCTATGAAGGTCAACCTCTAGATATCAACGAAGAATGGTTCCAAACAATTTACGGTGAAGATGCCGTTGAAGTAACAATTAACTAA
- a CDS encoding phosphate/phosphite/phosphonate ABC transporter substrate-binding protein encodes MKHTIVAIMSIALAITTGISCKRDMKLGSKDNPVKLYFTPSVDADTIASNSVHFIKFLEKETGYFFKTGIPTNYISVVESFGSKRADIAVMNSFGYLMANEKYGASAKLKVLRYGHDYYQGQIIAHVDSGINSIKDLEGKKFAYTDPSSTSGYMFPLKIMMENDVKPGNTTFAIKHDNVVTMVYQRQVDAGATYYSAPSEDGTIRDARSRVKTQFPDVEDKVKIVQITEKIPNDPFVFRKGLPQEVTDKFITAVKKYIATPEGKDVFENIYSVGGLVDTTDADYDGLRNVIKTLNINLEEQLQKK; translated from the coding sequence ATGAAACACACAATCGTTGCTATTATGAGTATTGCTCTAGCGATCACAACAGGTATCTCATGTAAAAGAGATATGAAACTAGGAAGCAAAGACAATCCTGTAAAACTTTACTTCACTCCATCTGTAGACGCAGACACAATTGCATCGAACTCTGTTCACTTCATTAAATTCCTAGAAAAAGAAACTGGATACTTCTTTAAGACAGGTATCCCTACTAACTATATCTCTGTTGTTGAATCATTTGGTTCAAAGAGAGCTGACATTGCAGTTATGAACTCATTTGGTTATTTAATGGCCAATGAAAAATATGGTGCAAGTGCAAAACTTAAAGTTCTTCGTTATGGACATGATTACTACCAAGGACAAATCATTGCTCATGTAGATAGTGGTATTAACTCAATTAAAGACTTAGAAGGTAAGAAGTTTGCTTACACTGACCCATCGTCAACTTCAGGTTATATGTTCCCTTTAAAGATTATGATGGAAAATGATGTAAAACCAGGAAATACAACTTTTGCAATTAAGCACGACAACGTTGTAACAATGGTATATCAAAGACAAGTAGATGCTGGTGCAACTTACTACTCAGCACCTTCTGAAGACGGAACAATCCGTGATGCTCGTTCACGTGTAAAAACTCAATTCCCAGATGTTGAAGATAAGGTAAAAATCGTTCAAATTACTGAGAAGATCCCAAATGACCCATTCGTATTCAGAAAAGGACTTCCACAAGAAGTTACTGATAAATTCATCACAGCGGTAAAAAAATACATAGCTACACCAGAAGGTAAGGATGTATTCGAAAATATTTACAGTGTTGGTGGCCTAGTTGATACAACTGATGCAGATTATGATGGATTAAGAAACGTAATTAAAACACTAAATATTAACTTAGAAGAGCAACTTCAAAAGAAATAA